One genomic segment of Amycolatopsis granulosa includes these proteins:
- a CDS encoding L-threonylcarbamoyladenylate synthase has protein sequence MTASTSDIEKAAGLLRAGRLVAIPTETVYGLAANAEDPAAVARVFQAKGRPPSHPLIVHLGGAEQLDDWVKDVPATARLLAERFWPGPLTMVLQRAPRVPLEATGGLETVAVRVPGHPVALALLSAFGGGVVAPSANRFGSVSPTTAEHVRAELGDAVDFVLDGGPCQVGVESTIVDVTGVTGGTPSVLRPGGVTREDLEQVLGRPLAVPSASHIRVPGQHPSHYAPRARVVLVEPGEVVAEAELAQEQGHRVGVLLPAAGGPVRAHAVVAVPGSMAAYARMLYGFLRELDQRGCDVIVASVPPEQGLGLAIANRLRRAAGPRSAQ, from the coding sequence GTGACGGCGAGTACCAGTGACATCGAGAAGGCGGCCGGGCTGCTGCGTGCCGGGCGCCTGGTGGCCATCCCCACCGAGACGGTCTACGGCCTGGCGGCCAACGCCGAGGACCCCGCCGCCGTCGCGCGCGTCTTCCAGGCCAAGGGCCGCCCGCCCTCGCACCCGCTGATCGTCCACCTCGGCGGCGCGGAACAGCTGGACGACTGGGTCAAGGACGTGCCCGCCACGGCACGTCTGCTGGCCGAGCGCTTCTGGCCGGGGCCGCTGACGATGGTCCTGCAGCGCGCTCCCCGGGTGCCGCTGGAGGCGACGGGCGGCCTGGAGACCGTGGCCGTGCGCGTACCGGGCCATCCCGTCGCGCTCGCGCTGCTGTCGGCCTTCGGCGGGGGTGTCGTCGCCCCCTCCGCCAACCGCTTCGGCTCCGTCAGCCCGACCACCGCCGAGCACGTCCGGGCCGAGCTCGGCGACGCCGTCGACTTCGTGCTGGACGGCGGTCCCTGCCAGGTCGGCGTCGAGTCGACCATCGTCGACGTCACCGGCGTCACCGGTGGCACCCCGAGCGTGCTGCGGCCCGGCGGGGTGACGCGCGAGGATCTCGAACAGGTGCTGGGGCGCCCGCTCGCCGTCCCGTCGGCGAGCCACATCCGGGTGCCGGGCCAGCACCCCTCGCACTACGCGCCGCGGGCACGGGTCGTGCTCGTCGAACCCGGCGAGGTCGTCGCGGAAGCGGAGCTCGCGCAGGAACAGGGGCACCGGGTCGGTGTGCTGCTGCCCGCCGCCGGCGGCCCGGTGCGGGCGCACGCGGTGGTGGCGGTGCCCGGATCGATGGCCGCCTACGCGCGCATGCTCTACGGATTCCTGCGCGAACTCGACCAGCGGGGGTGCGACGTCATCGTCGCGTCCGTGCCGCCGGAGCAGGGTCTCGGGCTCGCCATCGCCAACCGGCTCCGTCGCGCCGCCGGGCCCCGCTCCGCGCAATGA
- a CDS encoding SDR family NAD(P)-dependent oxidoreductase yields MTLDGQGHDGVLRPDALTGRVALVTGGGTGIGRATALALARCGAGVVLAGRRAEHLDKVRGEIAELGAQALTVPADIRDEEQVTRLVDRALAEFGRIDVLVNNAGGQFAAPAEEITARGWRAVHRLAVDGSWAVTREVALRAMIPARAGVVFFLAFSPRRGIPGMVHATAARAALENLAAGLALEWSRYGIRSLCVAPGTIETEGLRENYSAEDRARWAQAVPLGRLGTPEEVAEVVAFLASPGGRYVTGTTIVIDGGADAWGAGHPAPEPVR; encoded by the coding sequence ATGACACTCGACGGGCAGGGGCACGACGGCGTGCTCCGGCCGGATGCGCTGACGGGGCGGGTCGCCCTGGTCACGGGCGGCGGCACCGGCATCGGCCGGGCCACCGCGCTCGCGCTGGCCCGGTGCGGGGCCGGTGTGGTGCTGGCCGGGCGGCGCGCCGAGCACCTGGACAAGGTGCGCGGGGAGATCGCCGAGCTCGGCGCCCAGGCGCTGACCGTGCCGGCGGACATCCGCGACGAGGAGCAGGTGACGCGGCTGGTGGACCGGGCGCTGGCGGAGTTCGGCCGGATCGACGTGCTGGTCAACAACGCCGGCGGCCAGTTCGCCGCACCCGCCGAGGAGATCACCGCCAGGGGCTGGCGGGCCGTGCACCGGCTCGCGGTCGACGGCAGCTGGGCCGTGACGCGTGAGGTCGCGCTGCGCGCGATGATCCCCGCGCGCGCCGGCGTGGTGTTCTTCCTCGCCTTCTCGCCACGCCGCGGGATCCCGGGCATGGTGCACGCCACCGCCGCCCGTGCCGCGCTGGAGAACCTCGCCGCGGGGCTGGCCCTGGAGTGGAGCCGGTACGGCATCCGGTCGCTGTGCGTGGCGCCCGGCACGATCGAGACCGAGGGCCTGCGCGAGAACTACTCCGCCGAGGACCGGGCGCGGTGGGCGCAGGCGGTGCCGCTCGGGCGGCTGGGCACGCCGGAGGAAGTCGCCGAGGTGGTGGCGTTCCTGGCCTCCCCCGGAGGCCGCTACGTCACCGGGACCACCATTGTGATCGACGGCGGCGCCGACGCCTGGGGCGCCGGCCACCCGGCTCCGGAGCCGGTGCGATGA
- a CDS encoding TetR family transcriptional regulator C-terminal domain-containing protein — translation MPTAAQRDTSTPHGEPERDARRAAILDAAARLIAERGYHAVRVADIAREVGTSTGAVHYYFPGKNDVLTAALRSAVDRAFERQSAELRRLDDAHGRLLRLIEMQLPKVGVVRDEWSVWMQFWAEATINPELRPVHNAFYARWHDTIARIVRRGQRQGTFSTGVDPDEVAVRLSALTDGLAIQVLTGTPGITVTVMREVLVDFVRRELLG, via the coding sequence GTGCCCACGGCGGCCCAGCGCGACACCAGTACCCCGCACGGCGAGCCGGAACGGGACGCCCGCCGCGCGGCGATCCTGGACGCGGCCGCGCGGCTGATCGCCGAGCGCGGCTACCACGCCGTGCGGGTCGCCGACATCGCCCGCGAGGTGGGGACCAGCACGGGCGCGGTCCACTACTACTTCCCGGGCAAGAACGACGTGCTCACCGCGGCGCTGCGCAGCGCGGTGGATCGGGCCTTCGAACGCCAGAGCGCCGAGCTGCGCCGGCTCGACGACGCGCACGGCCGCCTGCTCCGGCTGATCGAGATGCAGCTGCCGAAGGTCGGCGTGGTCCGCGACGAGTGGTCGGTGTGGATGCAGTTCTGGGCGGAGGCCACGATCAACCCGGAGCTGCGCCCGGTGCACAACGCCTTCTACGCCCGCTGGCACGACACGATCGCCCGGATCGTCCGGCGCGGTCAGCGGCAGGGCACCTTCTCCACCGGTGTCGACCCGGACGAGGTCGCCGTCCGGCTCAGCGCCCTCACCGATGGCCTGGCGATCCAGGTGCTGACCGGGACGCCGGGCATCACGGTGACCGTGATGCGTGAGGTCCTGGTGGACTTCGTGCGGCGCGAACTGCTGGGGTGA
- a CDS encoding acetate--CoA ligase family protein, with the protein MTAVLPRAGRDVDVLFDPVSVAVVGASDDESKYGNWIAVQALRMLGRRPVHLVNRRGGTVVGRPAARSLAELAEPVDLVVVAVPAAGFEAAVDDALAAGARAVVGITAGFAELGAEGRAVQQRVAERVRAAGAVLLGPNCLGVADSTTALTLASNPLPAGTVSLLSQSGNMALELSGFLTGHGLGFARFASLGNQADVGVADLIRSCTRHEGTELIAVYCEDFGDGRDFVDAAVHARTAGKPVVLLTVGGSAASVRGAASHTGSLTSDSDVIDAACRAAGIYRVATPRELADLAATLRQQGPVEVHRVAVLADGGGHASVAADVTEAAGLAVPEFSARLSEALRRELPPSAGVRNPIDLAGAGEQDITSFARVLEVTLAEPDTDAVLLTGYFGGYREYGERLAAGELATARRMAALVRGQGKPVVVHTMRPDSPAARVLAERGVPVFGAVEQAARALALLASAPAPAAPAALPAPAEPVTDDGYWPSRALFAAAGVPFPAGERVTTGEEALAAARRIGYPVVLKAEGLLHKSDSGGVALGLSTPDELSAALADMHNRLRPPGYSVEAMADLGDAVELIAGVRRDPRFGPVVMVGLGGVFTEVLADVAFALAPVDRAGAERLLRGLRASALLTGVRGRPAVDLRGAADVVATISSLAAAHPEIAELEINPLLAAPGRVTALDARIVRIED; encoded by the coding sequence ATGACCGCCGTGCTCCCCCGCGCCGGGCGGGACGTGGACGTGTTGTTCGACCCGGTGTCCGTGGCGGTCGTGGGCGCCAGCGACGACGAGTCGAAGTACGGCAACTGGATCGCGGTGCAGGCGCTGCGCATGCTCGGCCGCCGCCCGGTGCATCTGGTCAACCGCCGCGGCGGCACGGTCGTCGGCCGCCCCGCGGCCCGGTCACTGGCCGAGCTCGCCGAACCGGTGGACCTGGTGGTGGTGGCCGTCCCGGCGGCCGGGTTCGAAGCGGCGGTGGACGACGCGCTCGCCGCCGGCGCCCGCGCCGTCGTGGGCATCACCGCGGGCTTCGCCGAGCTCGGGGCGGAGGGCCGCGCGGTGCAGCAGCGGGTCGCCGAGCGGGTGCGGGCCGCGGGAGCCGTCCTGCTCGGGCCGAACTGCCTGGGCGTGGCGGATTCGACCACCGCGCTCACGCTGGCCTCCAACCCGCTGCCGGCCGGCACGGTCAGCCTGCTGTCCCAGAGCGGCAACATGGCACTGGAACTGAGCGGGTTCCTGACCGGGCACGGACTCGGGTTCGCGCGCTTCGCCTCGCTCGGCAACCAGGCCGACGTGGGCGTGGCGGACCTGATCCGCTCGTGCACCCGGCACGAGGGCACCGAGCTGATCGCCGTCTACTGCGAGGACTTCGGCGACGGCCGCGACTTCGTCGACGCCGCCGTACACGCCCGGACCGCCGGCAAACCCGTCGTGCTGCTCACCGTCGGCGGCAGCGCCGCGTCCGTGCGCGGCGCGGCGTCCCACACCGGCTCGCTGACCTCCGACAGCGACGTCATCGACGCCGCCTGCCGCGCCGCCGGGATCTACCGGGTGGCGACGCCGCGGGAGCTCGCCGACCTCGCCGCCACCCTGCGCCAGCAGGGCCCGGTGGAGGTGCACCGGGTGGCCGTCCTGGCCGACGGTGGCGGGCACGCGTCCGTCGCCGCGGACGTGACCGAAGCGGCCGGCCTCGCGGTACCCGAGTTTTCCGCGCGGCTGTCTGAGGCGTTGCGCCGTGAGCTGCCGCCGTCGGCGGGTGTGCGCAACCCGATCGACCTGGCCGGTGCGGGCGAGCAGGACATCACCTCGTTCGCCCGGGTGCTCGAGGTGACCCTCGCCGAACCGGACACCGACGCCGTCCTCCTGACCGGCTACTTCGGCGGCTACCGCGAATACGGGGAACGGCTGGCCGCCGGCGAGCTGGCCACTGCCCGGCGCATGGCGGCGCTGGTGCGCGGGCAGGGCAAGCCGGTGGTGGTGCACACGATGCGCCCGGACAGCCCGGCCGCCCGGGTGCTCGCCGAGCGCGGGGTGCCCGTGTTCGGGGCCGTCGAACAGGCCGCCCGCGCCCTGGCGTTGCTGGCGTCCGCCCCCGCACCCGCCGCGCCGGCCGCGCTGCCCGCACCGGCCGAACCGGTCACCGACGACGGCTACTGGCCGTCGCGGGCGCTGTTCGCCGCCGCCGGGGTGCCCTTCCCGGCCGGGGAACGGGTCACCACCGGCGAGGAAGCTCTTGCCGCGGCCCGCCGGATCGGCTACCCGGTCGTGCTCAAGGCCGAAGGACTGCTGCACAAGTCCGACTCCGGCGGTGTCGCACTGGGACTGTCCACCCCGGACGAGCTGAGCGCGGCACTGGCGGACATGCACAACCGCCTGCGGCCGCCCGGCTACTCCGTCGAGGCGATGGCCGACCTCGGCGACGCCGTCGAGCTGATCGCCGGCGTCCGCCGGGACCCGCGGTTCGGGCCGGTCGTCATGGTCGGCCTCGGCGGAGTGTTCACCGAGGTGCTCGCCGACGTCGCGTTCGCCCTCGCCCCGGTGGACCGGGCCGGCGCCGAACGGCTCCTGCGTGGCCTGCGCGCCTCGGCGCTGCTGACCGGGGTCCGCGGCCGCCCGGCCGTCGACCTGCGCGGGGCCGCGGACGTGGTGGCCACGATCAGCTCGCTCGCCGCCGCCCACCCCGAGATCGCCGAGCTGGAGATCAACCCCCTGCTGGCCGCGCCGGGCCGGGTCACCGCGCTCGACGCCCGCATCGTCCGCATCGAGGACTGA
- a CDS encoding GntR family transcriptional regulator — MTSLREGGRRRSAQDATYRFLKQRIAELPRDGGTFLTESEVAQEAGTSRTPVREALLRLEAEGFLEIVPKKGAFVPPISDAEVRAVMEARELVEHWCLCRVVPAGEDFLGELDRLVGRQRELIDDPVGFIDCDRAFHRAIVRRAGNPVLAEFYEGLRDRQVRMGLRAVRTGNDRAARVLAEHTAIVDTLRSGDPAKAGEALSAHLASTMAALRLEEQS, encoded by the coding sequence ATGACGAGCTTACGAGAAGGTGGGCGGCGGCGCTCGGCCCAGGACGCCACGTACCGCTTCCTGAAGCAGCGCATCGCGGAGCTCCCGAGGGACGGGGGCACGTTCCTGACCGAGTCCGAGGTCGCGCAGGAGGCGGGCACCTCGCGGACACCGGTGCGGGAAGCGTTGCTCCGCCTGGAGGCGGAGGGTTTCCTGGAGATCGTGCCGAAGAAGGGCGCGTTCGTGCCGCCCATCTCCGACGCGGAGGTCCGCGCCGTGATGGAGGCACGCGAGCTCGTCGAACACTGGTGCCTGTGCCGCGTCGTGCCGGCGGGCGAGGACTTCCTCGGTGAGCTGGACCGGCTGGTCGGGCGGCAGCGCGAGCTGATCGACGACCCGGTCGGCTTCATCGACTGCGACCGGGCCTTCCACCGCGCCATCGTGCGCAGGGCCGGCAACCCGGTGCTCGCGGAGTTCTACGAGGGCCTGCGCGACCGGCAGGTGCGGATGGGCCTGCGTGCCGTGCGCACCGGGAATGACCGGGCGGCGCGGGTGCTCGCCGAGCACACCGCGATCGTCGACACCCTACGGTCCGGTGACCCGGCGAAGGCCGGCGAGGCGCTGTCGGCGCACCTGGCGAGCACGATGGCCGCGCTGCGGCTGGAGGAGCAGTCATGA